The following are encoded together in the Cloacibacillus sp. genome:
- a CDS encoding prepilin-type N-terminal cleavage/methylation domain-containing protein codes for MRALKRRRAFTLVELIIGMVMMVIVMGGIITGLSMGLRLYTRAEANGKVTNGARFTAASFKHKIWPMMSRASIVEILPNLPDVAVSDSEDCYVYLDESEQCVKYRIGDRDEPLTGSEFITSLDFSVPTASEDRAENFILRMRVEAQAPRIKSAHVTLDIDSALINRPAKRGSETEAAAYRGPVLHFNIFDFRELQLYPIPGEGRPLQNEETVEKDSVIQLRYNIIVPSGNKDATKTLYYISSESKASLKKSTGYWEDDNYDDKHPDYHNEKTRGNYCWPLVIKSGNVYYLAGDQYKKASGKEDEFLKIPTSGTFYVYTGNNLDSDFDGEGKLKKDSMTSVERFGSFGYLRAWVVPAYSDADDGGGFVRPKGYEQWSVRVRILQSNPDGQTWFRRFTQHQVDLIPNKIHLDSTDSNFSAVGYINPETGEYRVKMEYHAGNNHIQIGGALLPEDIGDARKYDKEIFDGVSYTNITNYSIIVDAEVGTTTAGLALLLNGYRNNGATSGYCLYYDPGANGYPIRLQNTSGNVGGYQRYGVQEIDSPIESVINNTTAIGSISGGSGGTFYNNYYNPQYVNTALQNNIFKAKESKETDLRGTRGDFTDECKEMQPRRRYMVTILEYHTGDKENPQLLVRMRLLKNLSKVMEESKKSERELRAEDPFLCGPRFYYSEPAWYGSFVGQKPKVETIKNWYGKITDYLYTFKAKRYGADTGDVERTVSTSENNSGYYDSGSNFYALQTPDHNDGNSRYKKGFSRGGKTFNGGVYKAQNLDPRKELGTTNGGKDKLGILTPDRYRWIGLAIWGGQLGNRSSVEIYDMTIAPGFDAGELRSIMESGAQVFGMDKTNGSFPTVFAEYSADRDTAVKWNRELFGISSDGNGNQAHGNAYAGRFKNAQNETQPCVMSLQHVSSGYSASCGCPMCIAYGKYNNK; via the coding sequence ATGAGAGCGCTAAAACGCAGAAGGGCCTTCACCCTGGTTGAACTGATAATCGGCATGGTGATGATGGTGATCGTCATGGGCGGCATCATTACCGGGCTCAGTATGGGGCTGCGCCTCTACACGCGCGCGGAGGCCAACGGCAAGGTGACGAACGGGGCAAGATTCACCGCCGCCTCCTTCAAACATAAGATATGGCCGATGATGAGCCGGGCCTCGATCGTCGAGATACTTCCGAACCTCCCGGATGTAGCCGTCAGCGACTCCGAGGACTGCTACGTCTACCTCGACGAATCGGAGCAGTGCGTTAAATACAGGATAGGCGACAGGGACGAACCACTGACCGGCTCCGAATTCATCACCTCGCTCGATTTCAGCGTCCCCACCGCCTCCGAAGACCGGGCGGAAAACTTCATCCTCAGAATGCGCGTGGAGGCGCAGGCTCCCAGAATCAAGTCTGCCCACGTAACGCTGGACATCGATTCGGCGCTTATCAACAGGCCAGCGAAGAGAGGCTCCGAGACGGAGGCCGCCGCCTACCGCGGCCCGGTGCTCCACTTCAACATCTTCGACTTCCGTGAACTGCAGCTGTACCCCATTCCGGGAGAAGGCCGGCCGCTGCAAAACGAGGAAACGGTGGAAAAGGACAGCGTGATCCAGCTCCGTTACAACATTATCGTCCCCTCCGGCAACAAGGACGCGACGAAGACACTCTACTACATAAGTTCGGAGAGCAAGGCCTCGCTGAAAAAGAGCACCGGCTACTGGGAAGACGACAACTACGACGACAAACACCCTGATTACCACAACGAAAAGACTAGGGGCAACTACTGCTGGCCGCTGGTGATAAAGTCCGGCAACGTCTATTACCTCGCGGGCGACCAGTATAAAAAGGCCTCAGGCAAAGAGGATGAATTTCTCAAGATACCGACCTCCGGCACCTTCTATGTCTACACCGGCAACAATCTCGATTCTGATTTTGACGGCGAGGGAAAATTGAAGAAAGATAGTATGACAAGTGTAGAAAGGTTCGGCTCCTTCGGCTACCTCCGCGCCTGGGTAGTTCCGGCCTACAGCGACGCCGACGACGGCGGCGGCTTCGTGCGCCCCAAAGGATACGAGCAGTGGAGCGTACGCGTGAGGATACTACAATCAAATCCCGACGGGCAGACCTGGTTCCGTAGGTTTACGCAGCATCAGGTGGACCTCATACCCAATAAGATACATCTGGACAGTACCGACAGTAATTTCAGCGCCGTCGGCTACATCAACCCGGAAACCGGCGAATACCGCGTAAAAATGGAGTACCACGCTGGAAACAACCATATACAGATAGGGGGCGCCCTGCTACCCGAAGATATCGGCGACGCGAGGAAATATGACAAAGAGATATTTGACGGTGTAAGCTACACAAACATTACCAACTATTCTATCATCGTGGACGCGGAGGTGGGAACTACGACGGCGGGGCTCGCGCTGCTCCTCAACGGCTACAGGAATAATGGCGCTACCAGCGGCTATTGCCTCTACTACGATCCTGGCGCTAACGGCTATCCGATACGACTGCAAAATACTTCTGGTAATGTCGGCGGCTATCAACGATACGGCGTTCAGGAGATCGACTCCCCTATAGAATCGGTCATAAATAATACCACAGCCATTGGATCGATTTCTGGAGGCTCAGGCGGGACCTTTTACAATAATTATTACAACCCGCAGTATGTAAATACCGCGCTGCAAAACAACATCTTCAAGGCAAAAGAGTCAAAAGAAACAGACTTACGAGGAACTAGGGGCGACTTCACGGATGAATGCAAAGAGATGCAGCCTCGCCGCCGATATATGGTAACTATCCTTGAATACCACACCGGCGATAAGGAAAACCCGCAGCTGCTCGTACGCATGAGGCTGCTGAAAAACCTCAGCAAGGTCATGGAGGAATCCAAGAAATCTGAAAGGGAACTGCGCGCTGAGGACCCCTTCCTCTGCGGGCCGAGGTTCTACTATTCAGAACCGGCGTGGTACGGGAGTTTTGTCGGGCAGAAGCCAAAGGTAGAGACTATAAAGAATTGGTATGGGAAAATAACAGATTATCTATACACCTTTAAAGCCAAAAGATATGGCGCGGATACCGGGGATGTTGAGAGAACGGTCAGCACCAGCGAAAATAATTCTGGTTATTACGATTCAGGAAGCAATTTTTACGCGCTGCAGACTCCTGACCATAACGACGGCAACTCCCGTTATAAAAAAGGCTTCTCTCGCGGCGGCAAAACTTTCAACGGCGGCGTATATAAGGCGCAGAACCTCGACCCCCGCAAAGAGCTTGGCACCACCAATGGCGGTAAGGATAAGCTGGGGATACTGACTCCGGACCGCTACCGCTGGATCGGCCTCGCGATCTGGGGCGGACAGCTGGGAAATAGAAGCAGCGTAGAGATCTACGACATGACGATCGCCCCCGGATTCGACGCGGGAGAGCTGCGGTCGATAATGGAAAGCGGCGCGCAGGTATTCGGCATGGATAAGACAAACGGCAGTTTTCCGACCGTTTTCGCCGAATATTCGGCGGACAGGGATACCGCTGTTAAGTGGAACCGTGAGCTCTTCGGCATATCAAGCGACGGTAACGGGAACCAGGCGCACGGCAACGCCTATGCCGGACGTTTCAAAAACGCGCAAAATGAAACGCAGCCCTGCGTAATGTCCCTTCAGCACGTCTCGTCAGGCTACAGCGCATCCTGCGGCTGTCCGATGTGTATAGCCTACGGAAAATATAACAACAAATAA